A window from Azoarcus sp. DD4 encodes these proteins:
- a CDS encoding response regulator produces the protein MSPFPEAATAGALPSERSILLVEDNPADLDLTLRAFRRRHLLNPLLIARDGQEALDFIPRWSAGEALPLVVLLDLKLPKVHGLEVLRAFKENPLTRSVPVVVLTTSDEDADIESAYSLGANSYIIKPVDFDKFTQVASQIELYWCVLNKPARV, from the coding sequence ATGAGCCCGTTTCCCGAGGCCGCGACAGCGGGCGCCTTGCCGAGTGAGCGATCCATCCTGCTGGTCGAGGATAATCCGGCCGATCTCGATCTGACCCTGCGCGCCTTCCGCCGCCGTCACCTGCTCAATCCCCTGCTGATCGCGCGTGATGGCCAGGAGGCGCTCGATTTCATCCCGCGCTGGAGTGCCGGCGAAGCCCTGCCGCTGGTCGTTCTGCTGGACCTCAAGCTGCCGAAGGTCCACGGCCTCGAGGTGCTGCGCGCATTCAAGGAGAATCCGCTGACGCGCAGCGTGCCGGTGGTGGTACTGACCACGTCGGACGAGGATGCCGACATCGAGTCCGCCTATTCGCTCGGCGCCAACTCGTACATCATCAAACCGGTCGATTTCGACAAGTTCACCCAGGTGGCGAGCCAGATCGAACTCTACTGGTGCGTTCTCAACAAACCGGCTCGCGTGTGA
- a CDS encoding PAS domain S-box protein, whose protein sequence is MVNYLPLRHLLLGILVAFGLLVAAGQFAFMLRTYYNDGLSEVEALARHSGSTLAANLEAALREGDERFVAHLVVQQITLPHLEYAAFVGGDDRVRASSRPGLEAGFVQSGTTPPPPALVTAARRTLAGQVDEDRQGERLWAVFPVRLPVSAGEARAREVGYAVLMMDTRSLRRSALRQAVGQGLIALAPILLLSAGIAVLVKFLLTDRIEQLLAYARSQARGSTLARPVTGNDELGMLGIQLSALMKEVVASRDYHIRLLDRLPNPIWRTGPDGSADYFNRAWLAFTGRGLAEERGDGWLDSLHPADRDSFVRACREAIVERAPFSIEARLCRHDGRYHWLTVHGEPVFDPEGRLQAYIGSCFDVQQEKDAAAAIAASEARFRGLVERTLVGVYLIRDGRMLYANPRLAEWFGYPSEDLAGMPVANLVHPDDRAMVRDKLMQRERGEIDFVQYTFRGLRRDGSAFPVEVYGNGIEYEGERAVIGTLIDHTQRAKYEAALKAAAEVVEASPTVLFRWLAEPGWPVAYVSENVDRWGYRASELLAASFHFFDLLHPDDRERISGEVAEFLAEGRNEYAQEYRIRVADGSYIWVEDLTAVQRDEAGGILHIEGLLTDISERRRAEEEVRALNAELEARVAQRTAQLAALNKELETFAYSVSHDLKAPLRGIDGYSHLLVEDYADRLDEEGQLFIKHIRAGVKQMARLIDDLLAYSRVERRTLQCAEVNLLDMVRGILAERVAELESSPARIVLDVPPLRLRADPEGLAQALRNLFDNALKYSRDAQPPEICISAVAEGELCHIRVQDNGIGFDMKFHDRIFEIFQRLQRSEDYAGTGVGLAIVRKAVQRMGGRVWAESAPGEGACFHLELPR, encoded by the coding sequence GCCGGCCAGTTCGCCTTCATGCTCCGTACCTACTACAACGACGGATTGTCCGAGGTAGAAGCCTTGGCCCGGCATTCCGGCAGCACGCTCGCGGCCAATCTGGAGGCGGCGCTGCGTGAGGGCGACGAGCGCTTCGTCGCCCACCTCGTGGTCCAGCAGATCACACTGCCCCATCTGGAGTACGCCGCTTTCGTCGGTGGCGACGATCGCGTGCGCGCCAGTTCCCGGCCGGGGCTGGAGGCGGGCTTCGTGCAGTCCGGCACGACGCCTCCACCGCCTGCGCTGGTGACTGCCGCCCGCCGTACGCTGGCCGGCCAGGTGGATGAGGACAGGCAGGGCGAGCGGCTGTGGGCGGTGTTCCCGGTGCGTCTGCCGGTCAGTGCCGGTGAGGCGCGCGCGCGCGAGGTCGGATACGCGGTGTTGATGATGGATACGCGCTCGCTGCGTCGCAGTGCCCTGCGCCAGGCCGTCGGCCAGGGGCTGATCGCGCTGGCGCCCATCCTCCTGCTGTCGGCGGGCATTGCGGTGCTGGTGAAATTTCTGCTCACCGACCGCATCGAGCAGTTGCTCGCCTATGCGCGTTCGCAGGCGCGCGGCAGCACGCTGGCACGCCCGGTCACTGGCAACGACGAGCTCGGCATGCTCGGCATCCAGCTATCCGCACTCATGAAGGAGGTGGTGGCGTCGAGGGACTATCACATCCGTCTGCTCGATCGCTTGCCCAACCCCATCTGGCGCACCGGCCCCGATGGCAGTGCGGACTACTTCAACCGGGCCTGGCTGGCTTTTACCGGGCGCGGCCTGGCCGAGGAGCGCGGCGACGGCTGGCTCGACAGCCTGCACCCGGCCGACCGCGACAGCTTCGTCCGCGCCTGTCGCGAGGCGATCGTCGAACGCGCCCCCTTTTCCATCGAGGCGCGCCTGTGTCGTCACGACGGCAGATACCACTGGCTGACGGTACATGGCGAGCCGGTCTTCGATCCCGAGGGGCGTCTGCAGGCATATATCGGTAGCTGCTTCGATGTCCAGCAGGAAAAGGACGCGGCTGCGGCCATTGCCGCCAGCGAGGCGCGCTTCCGCGGTCTGGTGGAGCGCACCCTGGTGGGCGTCTACCTAATCCGCGACGGCCGCATGCTTTATGCCAACCCGCGGCTGGCCGAGTGGTTCGGCTATCCGTCGGAGGACCTGGCCGGAATGCCGGTGGCCAATCTCGTGCATCCCGACGATCGCGCCATGGTGCGCGACAAGCTGATGCAACGCGAGCGTGGCGAGATCGACTTCGTTCAGTACACCTTCCGCGGCCTGCGGCGGGACGGCAGCGCCTTCCCGGTCGAGGTGTATGGCAACGGGATCGAGTACGAGGGCGAACGGGCCGTGATCGGTACCCTGATCGACCATACCCAGCGCGCCAAATACGAGGCGGCGCTCAAGGCGGCCGCCGAAGTCGTGGAGGCGAGCCCGACGGTGCTGTTCCGCTGGCTGGCGGAACCCGGTTGGCCGGTCGCCTATGTGTCCGAGAACGTCGACCGCTGGGGATACCGGGCGAGTGAGCTGCTGGCGGCCTCGTTCCACTTTTTCGACCTGTTGCACCCGGACGATCGTGAGCGCATCAGCGGGGAAGTCGCCGAATTCCTGGCCGAGGGCCGTAACGAGTACGCCCAGGAGTACCGCATCCGCGTTGCCGATGGCAGTTACATCTGGGTAGAGGATCTCACCGCGGTGCAGCGCGACGAGGCCGGCGGGATCCTGCACATCGAAGGTCTGCTGACAGACATCTCCGAGCGTCGGCGAGCCGAGGAGGAAGTTCGTGCGCTCAATGCCGAACTCGAAGCGCGTGTCGCCCAGCGCACCGCCCAGCTCGCAGCGCTCAACAAGGAACTGGAGACCTTCGCCTATTCGGTGTCGCACGATCTCAAGGCACCGCTGCGCGGTATCGACGGCTACAGCCATCTGCTGGTCGAGGACTATGCCGACCGGCTCGACGAGGAGGGACAGCTCTTCATCAAGCATATCCGCGCAGGTGTGAAACAGATGGCACGGCTGATCGACGACCTCCTTGCATACTCACGTGTGGAACGTCGCACACTGCAGTGCGCCGAGGTGAACCTGCTCGATATGGTGCGTGGCATACTCGCCGAGCGTGTCGCGGAACTCGAATCCAGCCCGGCCCGGATCGTGCTCGATGTCCCACCGCTGCGGCTGCGCGCGGATCCGGAGGGCCTGGCTCAGGCCTTGCGCAATCTGTTCGACAACGCACTGAAGTACTCTCGTGATGCCCAGCCCCCGGAGATATGCATTTCCGCGGTGGCAGAAGGCGAGCTGTGTCACATCCGCGTTCAAGACAACGGAATCGGTTTCGACATGAAGTTCCACGACCGCATCTTCGAGATATTCCAGCGCCTGCAGCGTTCGGAAGACTACGCCGGCACCGGCGTCGGCCTGGCCATCGTGCGCAAGGCGGTACAGCGCATGGGTGGGCGTGTATGGGCCGAGAGCGCCCCCGGGGAAGGTGCCTGTTTCCACCTGGAGCTGCCGCGATGA